A portion of the Punica granatum isolate Tunisia-2019 chromosome 7, ASM765513v2, whole genome shotgun sequence genome contains these proteins:
- the LOC116215547 gene encoding flavonol 3-O-glucosyltransferase UGT89B1-like: MACPSIHVLLYPLPPSGHVIPILDLARRLLSRPGLTVTVLVTPATLPILEPFLSAHPSPSLQHLVLPAPPRPPPSVAPIDNLLTTIRGFRDLHSPALVEWFGSQASPPDVIVSDFLFGWTDKLARQLGIPRVVFSPCSASYLSIAFSLWRDLPELKDTPEVSFPDLPDCPSYPSWQLSEVYVEAGDSTMEFHRDIIVADVESWGVLFNSFAELELDYIDHTKRDYGHDRVWAVGPLMPPDDDQCAPASRGGPTSLPADDVLAWLDSCPDGSVVYVCFGSRTVLTRKQMDELAAALDLSGVRFVLCVKDPGENKVEADYGKVPDGFEDRVSGRGLVIRGWAPQVLILRHRAVCAFLTHCGWNSVMEGIMAGVVMLTWPIGADQYPNAKLLVDQLGVGIRVGEGTKKIPEAAELSRILRDSISATRPEMVRAGEISKVAVSAIKPGGSSEHDLDDFIKRVYEVKISK, encoded by the coding sequence ATGGCCTGTCCGAGTATACACGTTCTCTTATACCCGTTACCGCCATCCGGCCATGTCATCCCCATCCTGGACCTTGCCCGCCGCCTCCTCAGCCGACCCGGCCTCACTGTCACGGTCCTTGTCACTCCCGCCACCCTCCCCATACTCGAGCCCTTCCTCTCTGCCCACCCATCGCCTTCTCTTCAGCACCTCGTCCTCCCAGCGCCGCCACGGCCTCCTCCATCCGTTGCCCCCATCGACAACCTCCTCACCACCATCCGCGGCTTCCGCGACCTCCACTCCCCGGCCTTGGTTGAGTGGTTCGGCTCCCAGGCATCCCCTCCGGATGTCATCGTGTCGGACTTCCTCTTCGGTTGGACAGACAAGTTAGCCCGCCAGCTCGGCATCCCCCGCGTCGTCTTCTCCCCTTGCAGTGCATCCTACCTGTCGATCGCCTTCTCGCTGTGGCGAGATCTCCCCGAGCTCAAGGATACACCGGAAGTCTCCTTCCCGGACTTGCCTGACTGCCCATCGTACCCCTCGTGGCAGCTCTCTGAGGTTTACGTCGAAGCCGGGGACTCAACTATGGAGTTTCACCGGGACATCATCGTCGCCGACGTGGAGAGCTGGGGCGTGCTGTTCAACTCATTCGCAGAACTGGAGCTGGATTATATCGACCATACAAAGAGAGACTACGGGCACGACCGCGTCTGGGCCGTTGGCCCATTGATGCCGCCCGACGACGACCAGTGTGCCCCTGCCAGCCGCGGTGGGCCTACCTCCTTGCCGGCCGATGATGTCCTGGCGTGGCTCGATTCTTGCCCAGATGGATCAGTTGTGTATGTATGCTTCGGGAGCCGCACGGTCCTGACTCGTAAGCAGATGGATGAGCTGGCTGCCGCGCTGGACTTGAGCGGGGTCAGGTTTGTACTCTGCGTGAAGGATCCCGGAGAGAATAAAGTGGAGGCGGACTACGGCAAAGTGCCAGATGGTTTCGAAGATCGGGTGTCCGGGAGGGGATTGGTTATAAGGGGGTGGGCACCGCAGGTGCTAATACTAAGGCACCGGGCAGTGTGCGCATTCCTAACTCACTGCGGATGGAACTCGGTGATGGAAGGGATCATGGCGGGGGTGGTGATGCTGACATGGCCGATAGGGGCAGATCAGTACCCCAACGCCAAGCTGCTGGTGGACCAATTAGGAGTTGGGATCAGAGTCGGAGAGGGGACTAAGAAAATACCAGAGGCAGCCGAGTTGTCACGGATTCTGAGGGACTCGATTAGTGCTACCCGGCCGGAGATGGTTCGAGCTGGAGAAATCAGTAAGGTGGCTGTGAGTGCCATAAAACCCGGCGGCAGCTCTGAGCATGATTTGGATGACTTTATCAAGAGAGTGTATGAGGTTAAGATTTCCAAGTGA
- the LOC116213867 gene encoding uncharacterized protein LOC116213867, translated as MAREDTRSPRSSPSKCQRTLEPAPTDEGEPSRKKAAATGDGGGGSCSSGSPSLCCGICLSSAGEKSIRGMIDCCDHYFCFICIREWAKVESRCPMCKRRFSSILRPAIEGVFDTERVVDVPLRDQVYDPLGIRTIDPYAESKCTICKGSQDEWLLLLCDLCDSASHTYCVGLGYTVPTGDWLCPDCNILRKSQADGEESDEARSSLLLSIVREGSSSEINGPVTPASPPLNPSCSVSNGEGRALPTRESKVPLFGARTRHQCRDVHSRIQALRENWNALRRGSVSFSSGPAESVIKKNSQKQSERLPKEHDRLGKASSSGSQQLTDKGGEKSAFSSHYKVPYDVSKAWRMMDLAKSRRQGRNSMMTVQHAAKDLIMKGNASERGGSVHQNPSQSSNYCIVGEQKQERRTFKSGDHSVKGGAARFPPERLNLPDLRTIPVRSGNGLGASRDIDHGMIYSGTSGEGSSRAPSLKSEIQSLVRQNLKMLMRGKQLGVNAFKEIARASTHHVLAACGLEHSKSIQYSSFPSPVCPHLDQAKLQHEAGPMPNACRECFDAFVKNVVGLIMQEKVDRVRFSFVNRFYSTCPGGTTARPRF; from the exons ATGGCGCGTGAGGACACGCGCAGCCCGCGGTCATCCCCGAGCAAGTGCCAGAGGACCCTGGAGCCGGCTCCGACGGACGAGGGGGAGCCCTCGAGGAAGAAGGCGGCGGCCACCGGCGACGGTGGCGGGGGCTCCTGTTCTTCTGGTTCGCCTTCCCTGTGCTGCGGAATTTGCCTGTCGTCGGCGGGAGAGAAGTCGATCAGGGGCATGATTGACTGCTGCGACCATTACTTCTGCTTCATATGCATAAGGGAGTGGGCCAAGGTGGAGTCCAGGTGCCCCATGTGCAAGCGGCGGTTCTCCTCCATCCTCAGGCCCGCCATTGAAGGGGTTTTTGACACCGAGAGAGTCGTTGATGTCCCGCTCCGTGATCag GTTTATGACCCGCTTGGAATCAGAACTATTGACCCTTATGCAGAGTCCAAGTGCACTATTTGCAAGGGGTCACAGGATGAATGGCTTCTCCTGCTCTGTGATCTTTGTGACTCTGCCTCTCACACGTACTGTGTGGGGTTGGGCTACACTGTGCCCACGGGGGATTGGTTGTGCCCTGACTGCAACATTCTAAGAAAGTCACAGGCCGATGGAGAAGAAAGTGACGAGGCACGTTCTTCTTTACTGCTCAGTATCGTGAGAGAAGGCAGTAGCTCGGAGATTAATGGCCCAGTAACCCCAGCCTCACCCCCCTTAAATCCATCTTGTTCTGTCTCTAATGGGGAAGGACGAGCACTCCCTACAAGGGAGAGCAAGGTTCCTCTATTTGGTGCCAGAACTAGGCATCAGTGTCGGGATGTGCATAGTCGCATACAAGCACTGCGAGAAAATTGGAATGCCTTGAGACGCGGGTCGGTGAGTTTCTCGTCCGGTCCCGCAGAATCTGTTATCAAGAAGAACAGTCAAAAGCAGTCTGAAAGGCTTCCGAAGGAACATGATAGATTGGGAAAAGCATCTTCCTCTGGTTCTCAGCAATTGACTGATAAGGGAGGTGAAAAATCAGCATTTTCTTCCCATTATAAAGTCCCTTATGATGTTAGCAAGGCCTGGAGGATGATGGATCTCGCCAAGTCTAGACGGCAAGGTCGTAACTCTATGATGACTGTCCAGCATGCTGCAAAAGACCTAATTATGAAAGGGAATGCTTCTGAAAGAGGAGGATCTGTTCATCAGAATCCCTCTCAGTCGAGTAATTACTGTATAGTGGGAGAGCAAAAGCAAGAGCGGAGGACCTTTAAGTCAGGTGATCATTCTGTGAAAGGTGGTGCAGCTAGATTTCCACCAGAACGTCTGAATCTTCCTGATTTGAGAACGATTCCAGTTAGAAGTGGAAATGGGCTCGGAGCATCACGAGACATTGATCACGGCATGATATATTCAGGCACATCTGGAGAAGGATCTTCGCGTGCTCCGAGTTTGAAGAGTGAGATCCAGTCTCTTGTGAGACAGAACTTGAAGATGCTTATGCGTGGCAAACAGCTAG GAGTAAATGCATTCAAAGAGATTGCGCGAGCATCCACGCATCATGTGTTGGCTGCCTGTGGGTTGGAACATTCTAAATCCATTCAATACTCTTCCTTCCCAAGTCCCGTGTGCCCTCACCTTGATCAAGCTAAACTGCAGCATGAGGCTGGTCCGATGCCGAATGCCTGCAGAGAATGCTTCGACGCCTTCGTGAAGAACGTGGTCGGCTTGATCATGCAAGAGAAAGTGGATCGTGTTCG GTTCTCCTTTGTGAACCGTTTCTATTCTACATGCCCGGGGGGCACTACGGCGCGACCAAGGTTCTAA
- the LOC116215548 gene encoding uncharacterized protein LOC116215548 isoform X2, which produces MLGIILYLHEMVEVVVLVKGVNKKSVLSEPGTLLLKVMFKPSGRSCYSVALDGLLWACRPTTVFLTASYPFVKQFSCPFSLSARHWQTEKKMPSAVKAMSTVGSTKIKA; this is translated from the exons ATGCTCGGAATCATCCTATATCTTCACGAG ATGGTAGAGGTAGTCGTCTTGGTCAAAGGGGTGAACAAGAAATCGGTTTTATCAGAGCCAGGGACACTGCTTTTGAAAGTCATGTTTAAGCCATCCGGGAGGAGCTGCTATTCCGTGGCTCTAGATGGCTTGCTTTGGGCTTGCCGTCCTACAACTGTTTTTCTCACAGCATCATATCCATTCGTAAAG CAATTTTCTTGCCCTTTTAGTTTATCTGCACGGCACTGGCAAACGGAGAAGAAGATGCCGAGTGCAGTCAAGGCGATGTCAACTGTTGGAAGCACGAAGATAAAGGCTTAA
- the LOC116215548 gene encoding uncharacterized protein LOC116215548 isoform X1, with the protein MLGIILYLHEMVEVVVLVKGVNKKSVLSEPGTLLLKVMFKPSGRSCYSVALDGLLWACRPTTVFLTASYPFVKFICTALANGEEDAECSQGDVNCWKHEDKGLTIERVEGLQHPRPLDGSIFSSWARKLRFDAGNEVCLRLQC; encoded by the exons ATGCTCGGAATCATCCTATATCTTCACGAG ATGGTAGAGGTAGTCGTCTTGGTCAAAGGGGTGAACAAGAAATCGGTTTTATCAGAGCCAGGGACACTGCTTTTGAAAGTCATGTTTAAGCCATCCGGGAGGAGCTGCTATTCCGTGGCTCTAGATGGCTTGCTTTGGGCTTGCCGTCCTACAACTGTTTTTCTCACAGCATCATATCCATTCGTAAAG TTTATCTGCACGGCACTGGCAAACGGAGAAGAAGATGCCGAGTGCAGTCAAGGCGATGTCAACTGTTGGAAGCACGAAGATAAAGGCTTAACGATCGAAAGAGTTGAGGGCCTCCAACATCCCAGACCCTTAGATGGGAGCATCTTTTCCAGTTGGGCGCGTAAGCTCAGATTCGATGCTGGCAATGAAGTTTGTTTAAGATTGCAATGTTGA